The Camelina sativa cultivar DH55 chromosome 14, Cs, whole genome shotgun sequence genome includes a window with the following:
- the LOC104743742 gene encoding uncharacterized protein LOC104743742, protein MVRSDNGTEFLCLSSFFREKGIVHQTTCVGTPQQNGRVERKHLHLLNVARSLLFQAQLPTKFWVEAVLNAAHVINLTPTKLLHNKCPHEIRDKDKFVPRSRKCVFVGYPYGKKGWKLYDLENNEFFVSRDVIFKEDEFPFSAQPEPGLPHDVIFNTCDTDWFVDGSATIGIRGSVSNTENRGSPQDSGLVGNVVEPEVEEVSPAELDGAILEVGPILPSGSSAVVDGSTDRNFVVLQPEPDMGQGKCAKIPSVRLKDYVLYNAVASNSANHVLPDLSTSDYCDTVQGTSLYPLTDFITDARFSSRHQAFLAAISAAVEP, encoded by the exons ATGGTTAGGAGCGATAATGGAACAgagtttctttgtttgtcaTCTTTCTTTAGGGAAAAAGGTATTGTCCATCAAACGACTTGTGTGGGCACACCGCAACAGAATGGTAGAGTGGAAAGAAAGCATCTTCATCTCCTCAATGTTGCAAGATCCTTGTTATTTCAAGCTCAGTTGCCTACAAAATTTTGGGTAGAAGCGGTCTTAAATGCGGCACATGTTATCAATTTGACGCCAACAAAACTGCTTCATAATAAATGTCCGCATGAG ATTCGGGACAAAGACAAGTTTGTTCCTCGTAGTAGAAAGTGTGTGTTTGTGGGGTATCCGTACGGTAAGAAAGGTTGGAAATTATATGATTTGGAAAACAATGAATTTTTTGTCTCTCGTGACGTAATATTCAAGGAGGATGAATTTCCCTTCTCTGCTCAGCCAGAACCAGGACTGCCTCATGATGTTATATTCAACACATGTGATACTGATTGGTTTGTCGATGGGTCAGCAACTATTGGAATCAGGGGGAGTGTTAGTAACACCGAAAATAGGGGGAGTCCCCAGGATAGTGGTTTGGTTGGTAATGTTGTTGAACCAGAAGTAGAAGAAGTTAGTCCAGCCGAACTTGATGGTGCCATTCTTGAAGTTGGTCCcattttaccgtctggttcgtCGGCGGTTGTTGATGGTTCTACTGACCGGAACTTTGTTGTCTTGCAGCCCGAACCTGACATGGGACAGGGCAAATGTGCGAAAATACCGTCTGTTCGTTTAAAAGATTATGTGTTATACAACGCAGTGGCAAGTAACTCCGCTAATCACGTTCTTCCCGACCTCTCCACCAGCGATTATTGTGACACGGTCCAAGGTACCTCTCTTTATCCCCTCACTGATTTTATCACTGACGCTCGGTTTTCATCTCGGCATCAGGCGTTTCTTGCAGCCATTAGTGCAGCGGTTGAGCCATAA
- the LOC104741889 gene encoding subtilisin-like protease SBT3.2, with product MTKISIIVAIYLMLALNIAAETKVHIVYLGERQHDHPDSVTESHHQMLWSILGSKEAAHDSMVYSYRHGFSAFAAKLTDSQVIQLSELPEVVHVIRDRFYELQTTRTWDYLKHTTRHPKNLLNQTNMGDKVIIGVVDSGIWPESESFSDKGLGPIPKRWKGSCDSKQSFNGSTVCNRKLIGAKYFISGLINGADESNWNTTENPEYISPRDFNGHGTHVAATAAGSFVSDASYLALGRGTARGGAPRARVAMYKACWHLASIGTATCSAADMLKAIDEAIHDGVDVLSISTSFPIPLFPEVDAQDAMAVGAFHAVAKGIPVVCSGGNAGPASQTVTNTAPWIITVAATTQDRSFPTLITLGNNITIVGQALYQGPDMDFTGLVYPEGPGASNETFSGVCEDLAKNPARIIKEKIVLCFTKSTDYGTLIQAASDVFNLDGYGVIVARNPGYQLNPCDGFPCLAVDYELGTDILFYIRSTRSPVAKIQPTRTLVGLPVATKVATFSSRGPSSISPAILKPDIAAPGVNILAATSPNDTFYDRGFSMKSGTSMSTPVVAGIVALLKSLHPHWSPAAIRSAIVTTAWRTDPSGEPIFADGSNRKLADPFDYGGGVVNSEKAAKPGLVYDMGVNDYVLYLCSVGYTDSSITRLVRKKTVCGNPKPSVLDLNLPSITIPNLAKEVTITRTVTNVGPVGSVYKAVIEAPMGVNVTVTPSTLVFNAKTRKLSFKVRVVTNHRVNTGYYFGSLTWTDSVHNVVIPLSVRTQILQRYYDEN from the exons ATGACGAAAATATCGATCATTGTGGCAATATATCTAATGCTTGCTCTCAACATTGCTGCTGAAACTAAG GTTCACATAGTGTATCTCGGTGAAAGGCAGCACGATCATCCTGACTCAGTCACCGAGTCTCATCATCAGATGCTTTGGTCAATCCTCGGAAG CAAAGAAGCTGCACATGATTCAATGGTGTATAGTTATCGCCATGGTTTTTCCGCTTTCGCAGCCAAACTAACCGATTCCCAAGTGATTCAACTCTCAG AGTTACCTGAAGTTGTTCATGTCATACGCGATAGATTCTACGAACTACAAACAACTAGGACTTGGGATTACTTGAAACATACTACAAGACATCCAAAGAATCTTCTAAACCAAACTAACATGGGAGACAAAGTCATCATCGGCGTCGTTGACTCCG GGATATGGCCAGAGTCTGAATCATTCAGTGACAAAGGTCTTGGACCAATACCAAAACGTTGGAAAGGAAGCTGTGACTCAAAACAGAGCTTTAACGGCTCAACCGTTTGTAACAGAAAACTGATTGGCGCCAAATACTTCATCAGTGGCTTAATCAATGGCGCCGACGAAAGCAACTGGAACACTACAGAGAATCCAGAATACATATCTCCAAGAGACTTCAATGGTCACGGGACACACGTGGCTGCAACCGCTGCTGGCTCATTTGTCTCTGACGCGAGCTACTTAGCTCTCGGGAGAGGAACAGCTAGAGGTGGTGCTCCACGGGCACGCGTAGCAATGTACAAGGCTTGTTGGCACTTAGCCTCTATAGGAACAGCAACTTGTTCAGCTGCAGATATGTTGAAAGCAATAGACGAAGCGATTCACGACGGTGTCGACGTTTTGTCAATCTCGACGTCGTTCCCAATTCCTCTGTTTCCGGAAGTGGACGCTCAGGACGCTATGGCGGTTGGAGCGTTTCATGCGGTTGCCAAGGGAATCCCCGTTGTATGTTCAGGTGGTAACGCCGGTCCTGCTTCTCAAACCGTTACCAACACGGCTCCTTGGATCATTACCGTTGCTGCAACCACTCAAGATCGGTCTTTTCCAACACTAATCACACTTGGCAACAACATTACGATTGTG gGTCAAGCATTGTATCAAGGTCCAGACATGGATTTCACCGGTTTGGTTTACCCTGAAGGTCCAGGAGCAAGCAACGAGACATTTTCAGG AGTCTGTGAAGATCTTGCTAAAAACCCAGCTcgtataataaaagaaaagattgtCTTGTGTTTCACGAAATCGACAGATTATGGTACCCTGATCCAGGCTGCATCAGATGTATTCAACCTTGATGGCTACGGCGTTATAGTTGCAAGAAATCCAGGCTATCAGCTTAATCCATGCGACGGTTTCCCCTGTCTCGCTGTTGATTACGAACTAGGAACTGATATACTCTTCTACATACGTTCCACTAG ATCACCAGTCGCCAAGATTCAACCTACAAGAACATTGGTTGGACTCCCTGTTGCTACAAAGGTCGCGACTTTCTCATCTAGAGGACCTAGTTCGATCTCTCCTGCAATTCTCAAG CCTGATATTGCAGCACCTGGAGTGAACATACTCGCAGCTACTTCTCCAAACGATACATTCTACGACAGAGGATTCTCCATGAAATCAGGAACATCAATGTCGACTCCTGTTGTTGCAGGAATTGTAGCACTTCTTAAGTCTTTGCACCCTCATTGGTCTCCAGCCGCCATTAGATCCGCTATTGTTACTACAGCTTGGAGAACAGATCCATCCGGTGAACCTATTTTTGCAGACGGGTCAAACCGCAAATTAGCTGATCCATTTGACTATGGAGGAGGCGTTGTGAACTCAGAGAAAGCCGCAAAACCCGGTCTTGTCTACGATATGGGAGTTAACGATTATGTTCTCTACTTGTGCTCTGTTGGTTACACGGATTCATCCATTACTAGACTCGTCCGCAAGAAGACGGTTTGTGGAAACCCCAAACCTTCTGTTCTTGATCTTAACTTGCCTTCAATCACTATCCCAAACCTTGCAAAAGAAGTTACTATCACTAGAACCGTTACCAATGTTGGACCAGTAGGATCGGTTTATAAGGCTGTTATTGAGGCTCCGATGGGTGTTAACGTGACCGTGACACCAAGCACATTAGTGTTCAATGCTAAGACCAGGAAGCTCTCGTTCAAGGTCCGCGTGGTAACGAACCATAGAGTAAACACTGGATACTATTttgggagcttgacttggactGATTCTGTTCATAATGTGGTTATTCCTTTGTCTGTGAGAACTCAGATCTTGCAGCGTTATTACGACGAGAACTGA
- the LOC104741888 gene encoding LOW QUALITY PROTEIN: subtilisin-like protease SBT3.3 (The sequence of the model RefSeq protein was modified relative to this genomic sequence to represent the inferred CDS: inserted 3 bases in 2 codons; deleted 1 base in 1 codon; substituted 1 base at 1 genomic stop codon), translating into MSNYVPFILLVLSLIIVLNAALAGAESKVHIVYLGEKQHHDPEFVTKSHHQMLWSLLGSKKDAHDSMVYSYRHGFSGFAAKLTKSQAKKIADLPEVVHVIPDGFYELATTRTWDYLGLSAASPKNLLNDTNMGDQVIIGVIDTGVWPESESFNDNGVGPIPRKWKGGCESGENFRSTNCNRKLIGAKYFMKGFLAXNKGFNSTKSPDYISARDFDGHGTHVASIAGGSFVPNVSYKALAGGTLRGGAPRARVAMYKACWYLEELDGVTCVNSDIMKAIDEAMHDGVDVLSISLVGQVPLLPETDMLNEFATGLFHAVAKGIVVVCAGGNDGPEAQTVVNIAPWILTVAATTLDRSFPTPITLGNNKVILGQATYTGPKLGLTSLVYPADAGNSSGVCESLNLNSNHTMAGKVVLCFTTSRTNTAIPTAASFVKTAGGLGXDDFPCVAIDYELGTDILAYIRSTRSPVVKIQPSRTLFGQPVGTKVVNFSSRGPNSMSPVILKPDIAAPGVRILAATSPNSTLSAGGFAILSGTSMATPAISGVIALLKALHPDWSPAAFRSAIVTTAWRTDPFGEQIFAEGSFSKVADPFDYGGGLVNPEKAAEPGLIYDMGSEDYKLYLCSAGYNDSSISQLVGEVTVCSNPKPSVLDVNLPSITIPNLKDEVTLTRTVTNVGPVDSVYKVVVEPPLGVIVVVTPEILVFNSKFKSVSFTVRVSTTHKINTGYXSSLTWTDSVHNVIIPVSVRTQILQNYYDEN; encoded by the exons ATGAGTAACTACGTACCATTCATTCTCTTGGTGCTAAGTCTGATAATAGTTCTGAATGCCGCACTAGCTGGTGCTGAGAGCAAG GTTCATATAGTGTATCTTGGTGAGAAGCAGCACCATGATCCTGAGTTTGTCACAAAATCTCATCACCAGATGTTGTGGTCACTTCTTGGAAG TAAAAAAGATGCACATGACTCAATGGTGTATAGTTACCGACATGGCTTTTCAGGCTTTGCTGCTAAACTCACCAAGTCACAAGCCAAGAAAATCGCTG ATTTGCCTGAAGTTGTTCATGTCATACCGGATGGTTTTTATGAACTCGCGACAACACGAACATGGGACTACTTAGGCCTTTCTGCTGCCAGTCCAAAGAATCTCTTA AATGATACAAACATGGGTGACCAAGTTATCATTGGTGTTATTGACACAG GGGTGTGGCCAGAGTCTGAATCATTTAATGACAATGGGGTTGGACCAATACCAAGGAAATGGAAAGGAGGATGTGAATCAGGAGAAAACTTCAGATCAACAAATTGCAACAGAAAGCTCATAGGAGCCAAGTACTTTATGAAAGGGTTTCTTGCTTAAAACAAGGGATTCAATTCCACAAAATCCCCTGATTACATTTCCGCTAGAGACTTTGACGGCCATGGAACGCACGTTGCCTCCATTGCGGGTGGTTCATTTGTTCCTAACGTAAGCTACAAGGCTCTTGCTGGAGGAACCTTGAGAGGTGGTGCACCACGTGCTCGTGTAGCAATGTACAAGGCTTGTTGGTATCTGGAAGAGCTAGATGGAGTGACTTGTGTAAATTCTGACATCATGAAAGCAATTGACGAAGCTATGCATGACGGTGTTGATGTTTTGTCAATCTCTCTTGTTGGTCAAGTCCCTCTACTTCCTGAAACTGACATGCTTAATGAGTTTGCCACTGGATTATTTCATGCTGTTGCAAAAGGCATTGTAGTTGTTTGTGCAGGTGGTAACGATGGTCCAGAAGCTCAGACCGTGGTAAACATAGCTCCTTGGATCTTAACAGTGGCTGCAACCACTCTAGATCGGTCCTTTCCCACACCTATTACACTTGGGAACAATAAAGTGATATTG GGTCAAGCAACCTACACAGGTCCGAAACTTGGCTTAACTAGTTTGGTTTATCCAGCGGATGCAGGTAACAGCAGCGG TGTCTGTGAATCCCTTAATCTCAACTCTAACCATACAATGGCTGGGAAAGTTGTGCTGTGTTTCACAACTTCAAGAACCAACACTGCTATACCGACCGCTGCATCTTTTGTGAAGACAGCCGGAGGGCTTG CTGATGATTTCCCATGTGTCGCCATTGACTACGAGCTCGGGACCGATATACTTGCTTACATACGTTCCACTAG ATCACCTGTTGTGAAGATACAACCTTCAAGAACACTCTTCGGACAACCTGTTGGTACAAAGGTCGTAAATTTCTCATCAAGAGGGCCTAACTCGATGTCCCCGGTGATTCTAAAA CCCGACATAGCAGCACCAGGAGTAAGGATATTAGCTGCTACATCTCCCAACTCCACATTGAGTGCTGGTGGATTTGCTATTCTTTCAGGAACATCTATGGCGACTCCAGCAATTTCAGGAGTTATTGCACTTCTCAAAGCTCTGCATCCTGATTGGTCCCCTGCGGCTTTTAGATCAGCCATTGTCACTACAG CTTGGCGAACAGATCCATTCGGAGAGCAGATTTTTGCTGAAGGGTCTTTTAGCAAAGTAGCTGATCCGTTTGATTATGGTGGAGGCCTTGTGAACCCTGAGAAAGCTGCAGAACCTGGTCTCATATATGACATGGGCTCAGAAGACTACAAACTCTACTTGTGCTCAGCCGGTTACAACGACTCATCTATCTCTCAGCTTGTAGGTGAAGTAACAGTCTGTTCAAACCCCAAACCTTCCGTTCTTGACGTCAACTTACCTTCGATCACCATCCCAAATCTCAAAGACGAAGTCACTCTCACTAGAACCGTCACTAACGTTGGACCAGTCGACTCGGTCTATAAAGTCGTGGTCGAGCCTCCGCTCGGGGTGATAGTGGTTGTGACGCCGGAGATACTAGTGTTTAACTCGAAATTTAAAAGTGTCTCCTTCACGGTTAGAGTCTCGACCACACACAAAATCAACACTGGGTA TAGTAGTTTGACTTGGACTGACTCTGTACATAATGTGATAATCCCTGTATCTGTCAGAACTCAGATCCTTCAAAACTACTATGATGAGAACTGA
- the LOC104741886 gene encoding beta-1,6-galactosyltransferase GALT31A, which yields MGMGRYQKSTTSSSSGVSARWVFFLCVSSFVLGVLVVNRLLGTSETVDGIERALPLQNDQARSLHPLIDCESKEGDILSRVSHTHDVIKTLDKTISSLEVELATARAARSGGGDGSPTVAKSEADKSNKIRPRMFFVVGIMTAFSSRKRRDSIRGTWLPKGEELKRLETEKGIIMRFVIGHSSSPGGVLDHTIEAEEEQHKDFFRLNHIEGYHELSTKTQIYFSSAVAKWDADFYVKVDDDVHVNLGMLGSTLARHRWKPRVYIGCMKSGPVLAQKGVKYHEPEYWKFGEEGNKYFRHATGQIYAISKDLATYISVNRRLLHKYANEDVSLGSWFIGLDVEHMDDRSLCCGTPLDCEWKGQAGNPCAASFDWSCSGICKSVDRMLQVHQRCGEGDGAIWHTSF from the exons atgggaaTGGGAAGGTATCAGAAAtctacaacttcttcttcttctggtgttTCAGCGAGAtgggttttttttctctgcGTTTCTAGCTtcgttcttggtgttcttgtcGTTAACAG gcTTTTGGGGACATCTGAGACCGTAGATGGCATTGAGAGAGCTTTACCTCTGCAAAATGATCAAGCCAGGTCACTTCATCCTCTTATTGATTGTGAGAGCAAG GAAGGTGACATTCTGTCTCGAGTTTCACATACTCATGATGTTATCAA GACATTAGACAAGACAATTTCTTCGCTTGAGGTAGAGTTAGCTACAGCTCGAGCAGCAAGATCTGGTGGTGGAGATGGATCTCCAACTGTTGCAAAATCAGAGGCAGACAAATCGAACAAGATTCGGCCTCGGATGTTCTTTGTGGTGGGAATCATGACTGCTTTCAGTAGCAGAAAACGAAGAGACTCGATAAGAGGAACCTGGCTTCCTAAAG GGGAGGAATTGAAAAGATTAGAGACAGAGAAGGGAATCATTATGCGATTTGTCATAGGTCACAG TTCTTCTCCTGGAGGAGTCTTGGACCACACCattgaagctgaagaagaacaaCATAAAGACTTCTTTCGCCTG AACCACATAGAAGGTTATCATGAATTATCAACTAAAACCCAAATATACTTCTCATCTGCTGTTGCAAAATGGGATGCAGACTTCTACGTCAAAGTGGATGATGATGTTCACGTAAATCTCG GAATGCTTGGTTCTACATTGGCTCGCCATAGATGGAAACCGCGAGTGTACATTGGTTGCATGAAGTCTGGACCTGTCCTTGCTCAAAA AGGAGTCAAATACCATGAGCCAGAATATTGGAAgtttggtgaagaaggaaacaagTACTTCAGACACGCTACTGGACAAATCTATGCCATCTCCAAAGATTTAGCAACTTATATCTCAGTGAACCG GCGACTACTTCACAAGTATGCAAATGAAGATGTCTCTTTAGGTTCTTGGTTCATTGGTCTCGATGTTGAACATATGGATGATAGAAGCCTCTGCTGCGGAACACCCTTGg ATTGTGAATGGAAGGGTCAAGCAGGAAACCCTTGCGCAGCATCCTTCGACTGGAGCTGTAGCGGAATCTGCAAATCTGTGGATAGAATGCTTCAAGTACACCAACGTTGTGGAGAAGGCGATGGAGCAATTTGGCACACAagtttctaa
- the LOC104741884 gene encoding multiple organellar RNA editing factor 5, mitochondrial, which yields MAKTLARSTASRIAKRFFSTSGATAPSPSYLLSRRSTAAISHAVGFVSSLNRFTTVRTRMDRSGGSYSPLKSGSNFSDRPPTEMAPLFPGCDYEHWLIVMDKPGGENATKQQMIDCYVQTLAKILGSEEEAKKKIYNVSCERYFGFGCEIDEETSNKLEGLPGVLFILPDSYVDQENKDYGAELFENGEIVQRPPERQRKITELTTQRSSDKPKYHDRTRYARRRENMR from the exons ATGGCGAAAACCCTAGCTCGCTCCACCGCGTCGCGCATCGCCAAACGCTTCTTCTCCACCTCCGGAGCCACcgctccttctccttcttacCTCCTCTCCCGTCGTTCCACCGCAGCGATCTCCCATGCCGTCGGATTCGTCTCTTCCTTGAATCGTTTCACAACGGTTCGAACTCGCATGGACAGGTCCGGTGGATCGTACTCTCCGCTCAAATCCGGCTCCAATTTCAGCGACAGACCTCCCACTGAGATGGCGCCGTTGTTTCCTGGATGCGATTATGAGCATTGGCTGATTGTAATGGACAAACCTGGAGGCGAAAACGCCACGAAGCAGCAAATGATTGATTGCTATGTCCAAACCCTAGCTAAAATTCTCGgaag TGAGGAAGAAGCTAAGAAGAAGATATACAATGTGTCGTGTGAAAGGTATTTTGGATTTGGCTGTGAGATCGATGAGGAGACATCGAACAAACTCGAAG GACTTCCTGGTGTTCTCTTCATTCTACCTGACTCTTATGttgatcaagaaaacaaagattacGGAG CTGAGCTGTTTGAAAATGGAGAAATAGTCCAACGTCCtccagagagacagagaaagatcACAGAGCTAACAACCCAGAGAAGCTCTGATAAACCAAAGTACCACGACAGGACCAGATACGCCCGAAGGAGAGAGAACATGCGTTGA
- the LOC104741885 gene encoding uncharacterized protein LOC104741885 has product MNSMFSAFDAMCVEIMGKKVTADPYVHRSERNATSSCGRGGGQNASFSAKKDEKASKNMDLATKTPRFAVELDGLHCFETIVRS; this is encoded by the coding sequence ATGAATTCGATGTTTAGTGCCTTTGACGCCATGTGTGTTGAGATTATGGGGAAGAAAGTTACCGCTGATCCTTATGTCCACCGCTCTGAACGCAACGCTACTTCTTCTTGCGGCCGTGGCGGCGGTCAAAACGCGTCTTTCTCAgccaagaaagatgaaaaagctTCCAAGAACATGGATTTGGCGACCAAGACACCGAGGTTTGCTGTTGAGCTCGATGGCCTTCATTGCTTCGAGACCATAGTTCGTTCTTGA
- the LOC109128775 gene encoding uncharacterized protein LOC109128775, whose protein sequence is MNSMFSAFDALFAELMGKNLMASSFNATTTTATAAAPQTQTQKEDNASSKNMGSVIKKTPRYAVEFDGLHCFETIVRS, encoded by the coding sequence ATGAATTCGATGTTCAGTGCCTTCGACGCTCTTTTCGCAGAGCTCATGGGTAAGAACCTCATGGCTTCTTCGTTTAATGCTACTACTACTACGGCCACCGCCGCCGCACcacaaacgcaaacgcaaaagGAGGACAACGCAAGTAGCAAAAACATGGGTTCGGTGATCAAGAAGACTCCTAGGTACGCTGTGGAGTTCGACGGTCTTCACTGCTTCGAGACAATAGTCCgttcttga